GACCCTGTACCAGTGCGAAATCAGAATGACTGGTCTGCGCTGGCGGCTGAAACACCCGCCGCGTTGTTCTGTCCACGCACGACAGAAGATGTTGCGGCGCTTCTTCACGCGGCCGACACGCACAGGATTTCTGTTGTGCCCCAAGGTGGTTTGACTGGTCTGTGCGGCGGGGCACGCCCTATATCATCAGGAATTGCGCTTTCACTTGAAAAGATGGTCGGTGTCGAGGAAATTGATCCTTCCTCTGCAACGATGACAGTTCTGGCCGGAACCCCGCTGGAAGTGGTGCAGAACGCTGCCGCCGCGGCAGGTCTGTATTTCCCCCTGGACCTTGGGGCGCGGGGATCGTGCGCAATCGGCGGTAATGCCAGCACCAACGCGGGCGGGAACAGGGTAATCCGCTACGGCCTGATGCGCGATCTTGTGCTGGGGCTTGAAGCGGTGCTGCCTGATGGAACGATAATAGACGCCACCACCAAGCTGATCAAAAACAACACTGGATTCGACCTGCGCCAGCTGTTCATCGGGTCCGAAGGCACGCTTGGGGTCATCACCCGGCTTGTGCTGCGGTTGGCGCCAGCACCCGGCTGCACCCATGCGGCGCTTTGCGGGATGGGGGATTATGCGTCTGTTCTGCGTCTGCTGGAAGGGGCGCGGCGCAAACTGGGGCCGACATTGTCCGCGTTTGAAGTGATGTGGCCTGATTACTGGAAGGTTGCCTGCGAAGTGCCGGGGGTACGCAGCCCTTTGACGCAGCCGCATGCTTTCCGTGTTCTGATTGAGGCGCAGGGCACGGATGAGGCCGTCGACGGCGCGCGTTTCACGGCCTTTCTTGAAGAAATGTTCGACGGCGAGGTGCTGGAGGACGCAGTTTTGTCCCAAAGCCTTGCAGACATCAAGGCGTTCTGGGGCGTGCGCGATGCATGTTCAGAGTTCAAGCAGACCCTAGGGCCGCATCTGGCCTATGATGTCGGATTGCCGACCAGACAAGCGGATGAATTCGCGAAGGCATGCGCGTCTGCCATCGCAAAGGCCGTGCCGGGCAGCAAGTCTGTCTTTTATGGTCATGTCGCGGACGGGAACCTGCATCTGCTGGCTTGGCTACCCGGTGCCCATGATCAGCCCGCCAAGGCATTCGACACCGCCGTCTATA
Above is a window of Roseinatronobacter sp. S2 DNA encoding:
- a CDS encoding FAD-binding oxidoreductase translates to MNVGLEAAPSLQAFLMALPESVRSTRVDPVPVRNQNDWSALAAETPAALFCPRTTEDVAALLHAADTHRISVVPQGGLTGLCGGARPISSGIALSLEKMVGVEEIDPSSATMTVLAGTPLEVVQNAAAAAGLYFPLDLGARGSCAIGGNASTNAGGNRVIRYGLMRDLVLGLEAVLPDGTIIDATTKLIKNNTGFDLRQLFIGSEGTLGVITRLVLRLAPAPGCTHAALCGMGDYASVLRLLEGARRKLGPTLSAFEVMWPDYWKVACEVPGVRSPLTQPHAFRVLIEAQGTDEAVDGARFTAFLEEMFDGEVLEDAVLSQSLADIKAFWGVRDACSEFKQTLGPHLAYDVGLPTRQADEFAKACASAIAKAVPGSKSVFYGHVADGNLHLLAWLPGAHDQPAKAFDTAVYTTVREFGGSVSAEHGIGTTKKPYLEYSRTVQEIALMRRIKTALDPNGILNPGKVIDV